AGCCATGAACAAATCCTGCCCTGTAAACAGTCCACCTGAACCACACAACCCCAGCCAGCAAGCTGTTCTTCACTTCcatgcaaatacagtactgtttttgtCTCTGTGTTGTTTACCGTTAAAAATCACTAATAAATCCATGCAGAAATCAGTTAGAGATTAAAAAGTGACTCAATGGTTTTATATGAGGTCAGCACCAGATTGTGTGTGACCTTATCTCCCACTTTCCCACGTACTTTATCCCGCAATCGGCTGGGTAATTGCATTATTGCAGTTTGGAGGTCCTTGTTCAATAAAGATAGGAGCCTGAGAAAGAGGCCTGGACAGAGCAGGCTAATGTGATAGCAGCAATTAAGAGCCAGCTGCCCGGCATGGCATTCCAACGGACTGATGGAATGTGAGGGCTGTGCGGGCGGCCGCGCTGGGATTAAACACGCCGTCCAAGTTATTATCCAGACGAGTTCAATATCCCCCACCCTGAGGGGAAGAAATGCTAACGAGATTTACTGTGCAGAGCAGGCAGCAATGAAACGCTGGTTACGGCATGTTACCACCACACAAACCCAACAAGTGAAAGAATGCATGCTTGGTGTGCTTCTTTAATCGCTCACTGGGGACGGGCGCGCATAGCTTTCTGTTTTAGGAGGACGTTGTTACGTGTTTGTTCTGAGGTTTACCACGAGGTCCCACATCCCATCTCAAGACACAGTACGCCATTGGATTTGATGGTGGCACAGTGGTATCCAACCCCCTTCCCTGTTCCCCAGTTTAACACTATAAACGAGACCCTGTTCCCCAGTTTAACACTATAAACGAGACCCTGTTCCGAGCCAGAGCTGGACCAGTGCAGGTCTGAATGAGCTTGTGGGCAGGCTTGGTCCAAAGTTGTGTAGAAGGTTTTCTGGTAGTGAGAGGCCCAGGATTTGAATAAGGCAGATGTTCACATCCCCATGGACAGAGACTGCCGTCTTACCCTTACTGGTTGGTACCAAAATTAACAATAGTCACAATCAAACTGTTATCATTACAGTGGCTTGTACTGTATCTAATTGGGCTCATAGCCTAGCCCAGTCTTATAAAAGAAGTAAACAACATTATTTAAACCATTTACTTTAGATTTTTAGATTAGATAACCACCGCCCGCCCCTcccacccctacacacacacacacacacgcactcacacacacactcacacacacactcacccccaccacacacacacgcacgcacacacgcactcacacacacacactcacacacgcactcacacacacgcacacacactcacacacacactcacacacacgcacacacacgctctATCTCTCTGGTAGGTCAGTTTAAGTCATGTGAttcttgtttttttctcctgGATAGGTTTATTTTTCTCACGGTTTGTTTAATAATAAGTTTAGATCAGGTGATACGTGTGGGATTGGTCTCACCCAGGTGCAGATAAGAGCAGtggaggaagagaaaaaaaaaacttttgtgtacttaaaaaaaaaaaaaagttatttgaaagGATTTGTGttgctattatttattattctatTAGCGCCTTCTGGCTGAATGATTCAGGCATCTTATGAGAACTCGAGTGTGAGAAAGTTAAGTCAAGCGGAGAAAGGGAAGCGACGAGACCTGAGGCAAAACATCTttccactttatttatttatgtatttatttatttatttgtttgatatACAGTTCAAACCCACAAAGCAACGTTAAAGCTATCACTGCCAGGTACAGACACGGTGCCCTTATAATACCTTTTAATACATGAATTACATGTGTACCAATAAACCTCTGGAAGTCTCAGACATTTATTGTTCACCATGCTTTGAAACCCCCtgtaagctgagggaacacgtaGACACTCTTTCAGGAACTgcgtttgaaacctggttccaggagaccgggagacctagtttgaggggATTTCATTTCCTCCAGTTTAAGAGAGTAAAGGCTGCTGTAACGTtaactaaattaaattaatatataagAATATTTAATGtgagaattatatattttttctcacatagatttcaattagatgtttttttgttttgtttttaataggcagGGATAATATGATGCGCATGTATTTTTAATGACAGAGTTGATTGATGTCTTTATTTATATCTATAGCTTATGTAATCTCTAAAACTAAAGTTATCCGCAATGTTAACCATATCGCCTTTAATATATTCACTACAGAACTGTTTGTTTGACTCCTCTTTCAATCAATATGGTGCCCCGGTCTTTATTTGTATATTGATGTCGTTTTTTGCATTTAAGTAGGATATAAAACCTTTAATTGGTAATTATTACAATCTACAAACTGCaccaaatattaaaaatataaataaaaagcaaaataaataaatacattcaacatATAGATTTAAAATAGACGAAGTGCTGTTTGGTAACATGACacgaagaaagaaagaaagaaagaaagaaagaaagaaagaaagaaagaaagaaagaaagaaagaaagaaagaactcaAATAGGCTGTACATATAGAGAGATTGATATCTTAAACAGAAACAAAGCACTTAAACGCAGTTGTTGGAAGATCGCTGGAGGGGGGACGCGGGGCAGTTGCTATACACCGTATCTTTTGTACCTTATCGCATGTAGGATCTCAGCGCAGAACTGAGTGGAGTTCCCCGCGGCTGCAGGCTGCAAGCCGGCTGAAGGAGCGCCTTCTCCCGGTCGCTTGCGCGCCACGTGTCGCGAGGTAAGCAGCAGCTGGATACCACGCAGTAACTGTTTACATTAGAGCGCTCTGACAGAAGCGCTGGGTTACAGAGCAAACACCAGCCCCTACGATCCTGGCAATAAATAAACAGGTCCAGATGGGCTCAGGGTATCGCATTGAGCTGCAAATATATATACCGCAATTCCTTACATGAGGTCATCGAGATgatatcatgattttttttttttttttttatccacgcTGGTTGTattggtattaatattatttgtaaaaaaataatatacaggtcattgtgattttaaattattgttgttttgtcATTAATTTACTATAAACATTACATGGATACATCCTGTTAGATGTTGTACTGTAAGTCTGTCATAACACAGACTCTATCTGTGTGCATAGGCTTATTATATTTACATTTGAACAACGACAAAATATGCTTCAGCAACGGACTCTTTGGAGCACACTATGTATTTAGCATGCATGTTGATACTTACAACAAGGGAAGTAAACAAAGCTCGTATTACAATCACCGCACACGGGATGTTTTGTCCAGCGTACACCTTCAAATCTGGGCTGGTGCAACCCACAACAGTCGCTATTATGGAAGGAAAATGGCAAGATTAACGAAgctaatgcatttttttgtattgatggtgcaaaaaataaccaaacacatGTACTGAAGACTGAATTGTTACAAGTGAATAAAATGCATGCTCTGTGATACACGTTCCGGTACATAATAAGTCTTATACCGGTATGTTTGCAGTATGTTTCCTATCACCTTTAACAACGTTTACTTTAAAATGGCTGTCGAGCGCCACCGCTGCGCTTGCAGCGGGTACTGCACAGCGCCTAGCCTCTGCCTGGGAGCTTCTTATCAACGCACAAATCGCTTCGGACTGGCTCCCATACCAATAACCCTGATCCAGCTCGAAGGGGGTGTGGTTTTCCCAGGCTTTAACACAGCAGCTGCTATTTCCCTTCCCTCTAATATAAACTACCGCCACCGCCACCCCCAGTCCAGCAGCCAAACCTGAACCACAGCGGCTGTAAAATGTCCTGGCACGTGCTCCACATTCACAAGAGCGATCGCATGCCGACAGAAGACAAACTGCCAGGCTTGTGCAGCGCCGGGAGCAGTGCGGCGTGTTTTTAAAGAGATAGCTATGCATTGATTGAAATGCAAGACAGCGGCAAATAATCGTAGCAGCCAATAATACAGGGCATGCAGTATAACATGCAATTAAAACACGCAATACAGGGGAGCctctattagtattattataggTGGTGGGTatcttaaaaaacattaaaaacgaCCCCACTTCTTAAGGTAAAGACTATTACACTGTGATAAAGACATCAGTAAGATAGGCTAATGTATTCATTTAGGAGGAAGTATGATTAAAATACAATAGATTTAGTTAGAACacaaattacatattttcaatcttatttattttttgcactatCCCCGATTCAGTAAGGGACAATGCCTGTTAACCATGCTGTCTATATAAGCCCGGCAATAGTATAACTTTGCAATCGTATTATACTCGTCTATACCCAAAGAACTAATATAGAATTGTATTTATAATCTGGGTTTGACATAACTCCTCTTTCGCATACTTTAAAGCGTTCAGGTTTATAATCTTTTCTTCCCCCGCAAGTATGTATTCAAGATGTACGAAAGTCGTGTTTGAATACCTTTAATTACCAACCCAGTTCAGTACGGCCCTCTGAAACAAATCATTTTACAAATCTGAGCTACGTTGTTAGCCTAAAAATTGCACTCCTAAAAGACAACTGTATTTATAAACCAAATCATATGATCAGATCAGTTTGCTAGGAGTTCTTTCGGACAGGAAATCCCCCCCAGGCTGGCTGTAAATCAAACTCATAAATTCAATAGAATGCAGCACTCCTGTAAGTGGTCGATAGCTTTGCTGCGCTCCAGGAACGAAAGGGTTAATTTGTAAAGCGGATGATTGACGGTGGAGCCCCGGTGGTGCCCTAAGCCCTGCCGCGCGTCATTGGCCGCCAGTACTTACGCCAGGCAGCCAATGGGGGGGCGCCGTCCACGAGCCGTCCTCCCCTTGGGCCGCGTGCCTCTCTCGCTGATTGGTGGGAAGTTACTGTGGGAAAGAAAGTTTGGGAAGTTTCACACGAGCCGTTCGCGTGCAGTCTCAGATATAAATAAGAGCCGCAAGTGCTGTTTCTAGTCATATCCAACGTTGGCAAGCTCAGAGCGAAGGCAAAGCGACTGCATACTATTACTTTATATACACTATAAGAAAAGGCATTGCCCAGCGATAAAGcgcttaaaaaaatacttttttttacaaacataCGAGAAGGATATTTGACtctttttgtgtaaataaactgggGATTTAAAGCAACTGGACAGCGGTTCTGACAGCAACAGCCACGGCTCGAGTCAAGAACATTGGGAGAACGCCCAGAAGCGCTGCTGCAGTTCTTGCACATTTTGTGGGATATTGCCAACATAAAATGCCAGCTGATATGGAGAAAACGTCCTGTTCTCCCGTGGCTGCCACCCCGGCTAGCATGAACACGACCCCGGATAAGCCCAAGACAGCCTCGGAGCACAGAAAGGTAACTATCACACACTCAGTCTCAGCCTAGCTCCGCGCTTGCTTGTTCAAGGTGCATCATTTTCGCTCTCAAAAACATGCATGTACTTACGGCTGCctgtttcttttcttgttttagtCCTCCAAACCAATTATGGAGAAAAGACGGAGAGCGAGAATCAACGAAAGCCTGGGGCAATTGAAAACGCTCATATTGGACGCGCTTAAGAAAGATGTAAGTATTTATTCACTGTACAGCAAccttattgtatttgtataattgCATAAGCCAAATATATACATTAGCACCGGTTTGGaaagtaaactatacatttgTTATCCAGTGCAATGTAGATACATACCTACATATATACCTGTAGTTCTGCTTCAGTcagataatataataataaaatgtccaGGTGTTGAAATCGCGGTGCTCATGCGTTTCACATCACTGTCAAGCTGTAACATATCTCATATTGGTATGTTTCATAGAGTTCCAGGCATTCCAAGCTGGAGAAGGCTGACATCCTTGAAATGACAGTGAAACACCTCAGAAACCTGCAGAGAGCACAGATGACTGGTAAGCCCTCCTTTTGTCTCTCTTATTCCCTgaatattttattgctgatttctTCCAGACTTCCTTCTGCGGTTTAGCTGGTATCCAGCAGCGGTTCTGACTTGGCTGGCTGTGCCTTTCCCACGGTCTGAGATTATTTATAGACTTGTGCTTGTTccgggagagagagaaaaaaaaaaaaaaaaaaaaaaacgaaagggCGTTTTGCCTACATTTCTCAACACACTGCTCAAGGAATACAGTATGCCACTGTTTTAATAATTCACCTGTTGAcaaatgtgtgtgcatgtgtacattttacattttaaacatatttttaattttcctCTCTTTTTTTATAGCTGCTTTAAACACAGATCCCACGGTCCTGGGCAAGTACAGAGCTGGGTTCAGCGAGTGCATGAACGAGGTGACACGGTTCCTCTCCACCTGTGAAGGAGTTAACACAGAGGTCAGGACCCGGCTCCTGGGGCACCTAGCCAGCTGCATGTCTCAGATCAACGCCATGAACTACCCGACACAGCCGCAGATCCCCGCCGGGCACCCACATCCAGCCTTCGGCCAGCCCATGGTACAAATCCCCGGTGCGTCCCCACAGCCCAACGTCTTGCCCCTCAACGGGATGCCGTGTAAAGCTGGCTCGGCGCTCAGCGCACCCACAGACGCCACTAAACTGTATGGCGGCTTCCAGCTTGTTCCAGCCACAGACGGACAGTTTGCCTTCCTGATCCCAAATGCAGCATTTGCACCAAGCGGACCCGTGATCCCAGTTTATGCCAATAGCGTTACCACACCAGTGCCCGCTGCAGTCTCTCCAGGCGCCCCGGTCACCGCTGATTCGGTTTGGAGGCCCTGGTAAAAACAAGGAGAGAATAACAAAGTGTTTCTAATGACTgtatcagattaaaaaaaacaaacaaaacaaaaacaaaaaaaacgacacTTAAACATTTCTTAACTAAAATAAAAGCTGGTTTTGTTAAAgttcatattttttgtattaaaatgtattaaaggtGAAGATAATGCActatatttgtaaatatttgaaaaaaaaggttcATATTGAAATGAGTTTTGTATTGTAAAGTCAGTTTTCTGAACTGCATTTTTTATATTCGCGGTATCCTGTTTTCTATTATGCGATGCCAAAGATATATGTTGAATGCTCTTAAACGTTTTCTTCCTGTTGGAaggttaaaatataataataaaaaatgaaatatgtatataCCTGGTGTGTCGATGCTTTTTATACATGTCTGTTATTTGAGCTGGTTCAAAATAACCGCGAAAAGTTGCCCGCACATCGTAGAGTAGGCTGGACAGGTCCCCTAACGGTCTTATgaaaaaatgtacaatatatgCTAAAAGAAAGTCTACCTAAAAACGCATTTTAAAATAACGTTCTTTCCAATTTCAAATAAGCCTCTACATGTTTTTAACAGAATTATTGCTTTCAAATCCAGGTATTCCTTGTTAAGTGAATTTATCaccaataaaacattaaataagaTTGCTACAGTTTCAAAACTAAATAATAGAAAACACTCTAGTAATCAAGAAACGTTACCCCAACCAGGTTATTAAAACAGATGAGATATGGGCCGTTTCAAAACTGAAGCTGCAAAACATGTCCTAGGCTGTAGCCTAGTCATCTACCATCCcctcaaaaaagaaagaaaacacgtgtgaaaatgaaaatgtgtgaTGACCAAAAGCACCCAGTTATCTTCTCACACAAGTGTAGAGATATTactgtaccatttttttttctttagaagtACCGCCTGTTATTCAGACATATGACGCCAAACGGTGTAGAAAACGCGTACACCGCATCAGAGATGAGAGCGCTGATAAAATGCAGTCCACGAGCGGTCGCATCAGGTTTCCGCCTCGCTCAACCTCATACTGAACAAGTCCTAACTCAAAGCGGGGCACATTTAAACAGTTCCACATTTCAACTGGAGAGTATCAGATTAATTCCTCCACGAGGACTTGTTGGATTGTGTCCTGGATAGCCCAGGTGTCTGACCAAATCCAGGTGTTTgagaaaacacacacgcacacacgcacaagcacacgcacacgcacacgcacacaaaacACCAAGGCACATGAATGCATGCGTGACCAGACAGGCTaagtaaagaaaagagaaaacaaatcAGGACTGAAACCCATCCGgaccaagaaaaaagaaaagaaaaatagatttaacctTGCGGTTGAAAGCTTGAGGAAGGCATCATTCGGAACAATTATTCAACATGAATACCCGTACCCttcttattaaaaatacaaatacgaTTACATTATCCAACATGAATACCCGTATTGAAAGATTTGCAGGTGCGCTGATAACAGCCagccaaagaaataaataaagcactttttaaaataaataattcaacgAACAGATGATAATAGTCAGATTGATATACAGATCGGTTATTGGAAACTGTGTACTCGGGGGACCATTGTTCCTAATCCCATCCCAGACACCGATTATCAGATAGTTTGTCCTGGCTTTAATCGCTTTGTCACCCCCTGCCTCGGTTCCACGCGCTTTTAACACCTGCAAAACGAGCAGTGGCATGAAGAACAAGCAACTATATAAATACAGCATGAACGAGACAGGGGATGCAAACTCTTGCTGAAGTCAACGTTAAagatgtttaaataataataataataataataataataataataataataataataataatatcatcatcgtcatcatcatgaATTTTCTAATGTCTGTACATTCATTTCAAAGAttctaataaatacaaaatacatacatacctacacacacacacacacaaccaggatCTCTTACATCTTATGTTAAGCAGGAACTATGTTCgcgagtattttttttttattatcattattattatttatttttttaactacaacTATAACAAAAACTTAAACAACCCTGCATCAAGTCATTTTGCAGGGACAAGCGATTTATTGGACCACTGGCGCCACCTAGTAAAAATGCCACATTTTACACACGGAATCTGTGAGAGATCATGATGCCACAATGAAGTAACGTGCGGCTGGGAAGCAGCGCTGGACCAGGCGTCGATGGTGTGGAGGGAGGGGGCGCAGTCTTCAGGAATGTGGGCTTGAGGGAGGGAATGATTCACTTTGTCGATTCGCATTATCTGTATTTCTTGGGAATAGACATGATCTCATCTTGTGgtaaaggcaaaaacaaaacagtggggGAGGGCAGGGGTGATAAAGAAAAGGGACTAtgttttcacaaattatttaCGCATCAACTTGCTTTCATACTTGATAATTTCGTGTATCTGTGAAATGCTTGATTAGGTTAACCAGCATTTCTCAGAAAACCTGTTAGCAGTATtgatagaaaaataaaacacgattaatattattattattattattattattattattattattattattattattattattattattattatacaatactAATACAAACGTATAACCGAAAGTAATTCAAGGtctctgtgtttttcattttggagTTAAAATCTATACGCGCTTAAAATAAGTGACCCATAGTATTATACAGTGTACAGGCATTTTTCACAAAACAATTCAT
The sequence above is drawn from the Acipenser ruthenus chromosome 12, fAciRut3.2 maternal haplotype, whole genome shotgun sequence genome and encodes:
- the LOC117416949 gene encoding transcription factor HES-1 — its product is MPADMEKTSCSPVAATPASMNTTPDKPKTASEHRKSSKPIMEKRRRARINESLGQLKTLILDALKKDSSRHSKLEKADILEMTVKHLRNLQRAQMTAALNTDPTVLGKYRAGFSECMNEVTRFLSTCEGVNTEVRTRLLGHLASCMSQINAMNYPTQPQIPAGHPHPAFGQPMVQIPGASPQPNVLPLNGMPCKAGSALSAPTDATKLYGGFQLVPATDGQFAFLIPNAAFAPSGPVIPVYANSVTTPVPAAVSPGAPVTADSVWRPW